A stretch of Pseudomonas sp. LRP2-20 DNA encodes these proteins:
- a CDS encoding YybH family protein — MDQTLQVRQAAADLIKAFASNDTARYFACFSEDATFLFHTLPQPLLSRRAYEDLWAQWQAEGFAVLGCESSNVQVSLQGEVAIFMHDVATHIRVAGEEHQLAERETIVFRRQGEQWLACHEHLSVVTAA; from the coding sequence GTGGACCAGACCCTCCAGGTACGGCAGGCCGCCGCCGACCTCATCAAAGCCTTTGCCAGCAACGACACCGCCCGCTACTTCGCCTGCTTCAGCGAAGACGCCACCTTCCTCTTCCACACCTTGCCGCAACCGCTGCTGTCGCGCCGTGCCTATGAAGACCTCTGGGCCCAATGGCAGGCCGAGGGTTTTGCCGTGCTCGGCTGTGAATCGAGCAACGTGCAGGTGAGCCTGCAGGGCGAGGTGGCGATCTTCATGCATGACGTGGCCACGCACATCCGCGTGGCCGGTGAAGAACACCAGCTGGCCGAGCGCGAGACCATCGTCTTCCGCCGCCAAGGCGAGCAATGGCTGGCGTGCCACGAGCACCTGTCGGTCGTCACTGCAGCCTGA
- a CDS encoding aldehyde dehydrogenase family protein codes for MTTSHYIAGRWVEGQGSDCISISDPALGLPFAELKAASVAQVDQAVAAARDALPTWKKVSASTRAAFLRGFAEQLGQRREALITLQMRNNGKPRHEAEIDLDDAVATFAYYAELAEQLPSRNRDVPLAAAGFTARTRLEPVGVVGLIVPWNFPLVTSAWKLAPALAAGCTVVLKPSEVTPLIEQTYGQIADTLGLPAGVLNIVNGKAETGAALSSHNGLDKLSFTGSNSVGSQVMRSASAQCRPVTLELGGKSAIVVFDDCDPDQAVEWIVAGITWNAGQMCSATSRLLVQDGIADVLLPRLQAALKKLRVGNPLTEQVDMGPLTSQAQWLKVASYFATAREEGLQCLAGGQALEREGWFVSPTLYADVPKDSRLWTEEIFGPVLCARRFATEAQAIAEANDSRFGLVATVCSADLERAERVADALEVGHVWINSVQAVFVETSWGGTKGSGIGRELGPWGLSAYQSVKHVTQCLG; via the coding sequence ATGACTACCTCCCACTACATTGCCGGCCGCTGGGTCGAAGGCCAGGGCAGCGACTGCATCAGCATCAGCGACCCTGCGCTGGGCCTGCCCTTCGCCGAACTGAAGGCCGCCAGCGTGGCCCAGGTCGACCAGGCCGTGGCCGCCGCCCGCGACGCCCTGCCTACCTGGAAAAAGGTCAGCGCCAGCACCCGCGCGGCCTTCCTGCGCGGCTTTGCCGAGCAGCTTGGCCAACGCCGTGAAGCACTGATCACGTTGCAGATGCGCAACAACGGCAAACCGCGCCACGAGGCCGAAATCGACCTGGATGACGCGGTCGCCACGTTCGCCTACTACGCCGAGCTGGCCGAACAATTGCCGTCCAGGAACCGTGACGTGCCATTGGCTGCAGCGGGCTTCACCGCCCGCACCCGCCTGGAACCGGTGGGCGTTGTCGGCCTGATCGTGCCGTGGAACTTCCCGCTGGTGACCAGTGCCTGGAAGCTTGCCCCGGCCCTGGCGGCCGGCTGCACCGTGGTGCTCAAGCCCTCGGAAGTGACCCCGCTGATCGAGCAGACCTACGGCCAGATCGCCGACACCTTGGGCCTGCCGGCTGGCGTGCTGAACATCGTCAACGGCAAGGCCGAGACCGGTGCTGCGTTGAGCAGCCACAACGGCCTCGACAAACTGTCGTTCACCGGTAGCAACAGCGTGGGTAGCCAGGTGATGCGCAGCGCTTCGGCGCAGTGCCGGCCGGTAACCCTGGAGCTGGGCGGCAAGTCGGCGATCGTGGTATTCGACGATTGCGACCCGGACCAGGCGGTGGAATGGATCGTCGCCGGCATCACCTGGAATGCCGGGCAGATGTGCTCGGCCACCTCGCGCCTGCTGGTGCAGGACGGGATTGCCGATGTGCTGCTGCCGCGCCTGCAGGCAGCATTGAAAAAGCTGCGAGTCGGCAACCCGTTGACCGAACAGGTCGACATGGGGCCGCTGACCAGCCAGGCGCAGTGGCTGAAGGTTGCCAGCTACTTCGCCACGGCCCGTGAAGAAGGCCTGCAATGCCTGGCCGGCGGGCAGGCGCTGGAGCGTGAGGGCTGGTTCGTGAGCCCGACGCTGTATGCCGATGTGCCCAAGGACAGCCGCCTGTGGACCGAGGAGATCTTTGGCCCGGTGCTGTGCGCACGCCGCTTCGCCACTGAGGCGCAGGCGATTGCCGAGGCCAACGACAGCCGCTTCGGGCTGGTCGCCACGGTGTGCTCCGCCGACCTGGAGCGCGCCGAGCGCGTGGCTGATGCCCTGGAGGTCGGGCATGTGTGGATCAACTCGGTGCAGGCGGTGTTCGTCGAGACTTCGTGGGGTGGCACCAAGGGCAGCGGCATTGGCCGCGAACTCGGGCCTTGGGGGTTGTCGGCCTATCAGTCGGTGAAGCATGTGACCCAGTGTTTGGGGTGA
- a CDS encoding GNAT family N-acetyltransferase — protein sequence MQPTLTTTDLLLRPLGSSDAAKVENLLQDPEIARMTAVIAHPYTLAMATDWIERQPRLWQTREAVVWGIERQADAMLIGVVSLRHLKGPSPVLGYWLGKRFWGQGYATQAASRVCQYAATRPGIEALVASRLHRNVASGIVLGRAGFEVEGLGFELLPNKASYEAVVYHRCRLGDWR from the coding sequence ATGCAACCCACATTGACCACCACAGACCTGTTGCTGCGCCCGCTTGGCAGCAGTGATGCAGCGAAGGTTGAAAACCTGTTGCAGGACCCGGAAATCGCCCGGATGACTGCAGTGATTGCGCACCCTTACACGCTCGCCATGGCAACCGACTGGATAGAGCGCCAGCCTCGGCTATGGCAGACCCGGGAGGCGGTTGTCTGGGGGATCGAAAGGCAAGCGGATGCAATGCTGATAGGGGTGGTGTCATTACGTCACCTGAAGGGCCCCAGTCCGGTGCTGGGTTACTGGTTGGGCAAGCGGTTCTGGGGGCAGGGTTACGCTACCCAGGCGGCTTCTCGTGTCTGTCAGTACGCCGCAACCAGGCCAGGCATCGAGGCGCTGGTGGCTAGCCGTTTGCATCGGAATGTGGCGTCCGGCATTGTGCTGGGCCGGGCAGGGTTCGAGGTCGAGGGGCTTGGCTTCGAGTTGCTGCCGAACAAGGCGTCATATGAAGCGGTTGTGTATCACCGATGTCGATTGGGCGATTGGCGTTGA
- a CDS encoding DUF3772 domain-containing protein, giving the protein MRRVSLARFYLGLIALMLSLATPAWSAPATPVSSLAAAEVPVLDENASYEQLSDRLDQIRQGVTSNANDDLLSQLRLSAVQVQRQAEALSALRTADVEKLDDKLKVLGPVQPEEAEALTRQRQQLADEKKAVVAEQEQAVKLTQSARDLSTQIVNLRRSQFNSQILSRATTPLSPAFWQSLIRPTADDVARLRDLREETTDAVASALSAQHRWFFLTSLVAAILVWTLVRGLLERLLASIMVHRLPEGRLRRSALALSVSLATLGTISGSVSLLRWGLESSSELGSDVASLTNHFLTLVVFSAFITGLGRAMLMLQRPSWRLPPIHDEVASALGWFPKLLALALMVMLTMERINSVIGTSLALTVATNGLTALVVAVIFTVALLRYRRTLNKHGLERPTGWAGLIPFVTVVWVGLIVLALLAGYLTLAYFLTAKLLWISVVAVCAYLLTTFLSDLCEALLSPRQPGGLALASTLGLAPRHQAQASTILVGISRTLLLFLAILLALMPSGTSPGELLLSLGDWDGTGGKLLGNLNIVPQDILLAVLIFFGGLFAIRVVKRWLSERLLPETDMDAGMRASLVTLVGYLGFLFLAMLVMSTLRINLTSLTWVVSALSVGIGFGLQQIVQNFISGLILLTERPVKVGDWVSLAGVEGDIRRINVRATEIQMSDRSTVIVPNSQFISQNVRNVTMGNALGVVGITLTLPLETDANRVRELLLAAYHEHEAILDAPACSVTFKDLTSAGMVIGVSGYVAGPRQVSSTRSDLLFTILGRLRDEGIALSSPQSMVLVQEGSRPADESV; this is encoded by the coding sequence ATGAGGCGTGTCAGCCTTGCCCGATTCTACCTGGGTTTAATCGCCCTGATGCTGTCGCTGGCTACACCGGCCTGGTCGGCACCGGCCACCCCGGTATCCAGCCTGGCGGCGGCGGAAGTACCGGTACTGGACGAAAATGCCAGCTACGAGCAACTGAGCGATCGGCTCGACCAGATCCGCCAGGGCGTCACCAGCAATGCCAACGACGACCTGCTGTCGCAGTTGCGCCTGTCGGCCGTGCAGGTGCAGCGCCAGGCTGAAGCACTGAGCGCCTTGCGCACCGCCGATGTGGAAAAGCTCGACGACAAGCTCAAGGTGCTGGGCCCGGTGCAGCCGGAAGAAGCCGAAGCGTTGACCCGCCAGCGCCAGCAGTTGGCTGACGAGAAGAAGGCCGTGGTGGCCGAGCAGGAGCAGGCTGTCAAGCTGACCCAATCGGCCCGTGACCTGTCCACGCAGATCGTCAACCTGCGCCGCAGCCAGTTCAACTCGCAGATCCTCAGCCGCGCTACAACACCGCTGAGCCCGGCGTTCTGGCAGAGCCTGATCCGTCCCACTGCGGACGACGTTGCGCGCCTGCGTGATCTGCGCGAGGAGACCACCGACGCTGTCGCCAGTGCCCTCAGTGCCCAACATCGCTGGTTCTTCCTCACCAGCCTGGTGGCGGCCATCCTGGTCTGGACCCTGGTTCGCGGCCTGCTGGAACGCCTGCTGGCCAGTATCATGGTGCATCGCCTGCCTGAAGGTCGCCTGCGGCGCAGTGCCCTGGCCTTGAGCGTGAGCCTGGCCACCCTGGGGACCATCTCCGGCTCCGTTTCGTTGCTGCGCTGGGGGCTGGAAAGCAGCTCCGAGCTGGGTTCCGATGTCGCCAGCCTGACCAATCACTTCCTCACCCTGGTGGTGTTCAGCGCCTTCATCACCGGCCTGGGCCGCGCCATGCTGATGCTGCAACGCCCTTCCTGGCGCCTGCCACCGATTCACGACGAAGTGGCCAGCGCGCTGGGCTGGTTCCCCAAGCTGCTGGCCCTGGCGTTGATGGTCATGCTGACCATGGAACGCATCAACAGCGTGATCGGCACCAGCCTGGCACTGACCGTGGCGACCAATGGCCTGACCGCGCTGGTGGTGGCGGTGATCTTTACGGTGGCACTGCTGCGCTATCGCCGCACCCTGAACAAGCATGGCCTGGAGCGCCCGACCGGTTGGGCCGGGCTGATCCCGTTCGTGACCGTGGTGTGGGTCGGGCTTATCGTGCTGGCCTTGCTCGCCGGCTACCTGACCCTGGCCTACTTCCTCACGGCCAAGCTGCTGTGGATCAGCGTAGTGGCAGTGTGCGCCTACCTGCTCACGACCTTCCTCAGCGACCTCTGCGAAGCCCTGCTGTCGCCGCGCCAACCGGGTGGCCTGGCACTGGCCTCGACCCTGGGCCTGGCGCCGCGTCACCAGGCCCAGGCCAGCACAATCCTGGTCGGTATCAGCCGCACGCTGTTGCTGTTCCTGGCGATTCTGCTGGCGCTGATGCCGTCGGGCACCAGCCCCGGCGAACTGCTGCTGAGCCTGGGTGACTGGGATGGCACCGGCGGCAAGCTGCTCGGCAACCTCAACATCGTGCCCCAGGACATCCTGCTGGCGGTGCTGATCTTCTTCGGCGGCCTGTTCGCCATCCGTGTGGTCAAGCGCTGGCTGAGCGAGCGCCTGTTGCCGGAAACCGACATGGACGCTGGCATGCGGGCCTCGCTGGTGACCCTGGTCGGCTACCTTGGCTTCCTGTTCCTGGCCATGCTGGTGATGTCGACCCTGCGCATCAACCTCACCAGCCTGACCTGGGTAGTCAGTGCGCTGTCGGTCGGTATCGGTTTCGGCTTGCAGCAGATCGTGCAGAACTTCATTTCTGGCCTGATCCTGCTGACCGAACGCCCGGTCAAGGTGGGCGACTGGGTGAGCCTGGCCGGGGTCGAGGGTGATATCCGCCGGATCAACGTGCGCGCCACCGAGATCCAGATGTCCGACCGTTCCACGGTGATCGTGCCCAACTCGCAGTTCATCTCGCAGAACGTGCGCAACGTGACCATGGGCAATGCGCTGGGCGTGGTGGGTATTACCTTGACCCTGCCGTTGGAGACCGATGCCAACCGGGTGCGTGAATTGCTGCTGGCGGCCTATCACGAGCATGAAGCGATTCTCGATGCGCCGGCCTGTTCGGTAACCTTCAAGGACCTGACCTCGGCGGGCATGGTCATTGGTGTGAGTGGTTATGTGGCAGGGCCGCGGCAGGTGTCGAGTACTCGCAGCGACTTGCTGTTCACCATTCTGGGGCGCTTGCGCGATGAGGGCATTGCCTTGTCATCGCCGCAGAGCATGGTGCTGGTGCAGGAGGGTTCGCGCCCGGCTGACGAATCGGTGTGA
- a CDS encoding purine-cytosine permease family protein: MSHSSGIETNGVEQIPDDQRDASPLDLFRLIFGGANTFATAVLGSFPVLFGLSFQAGVWAILLGVGVGALILAPMGLFGALNGTNNAVSSGAHFGVHGRIVGSFLSLLTAVAFFSLSVWSSGDALVGGAKRLAGLPETDLTLGLAYGLFAVLVLVVCIFGFRFMLWVNKIAVWASSLLFLLGIFAFAGPFDAGFAGSVNLSQPGFWAAFVGAAILAMSNPVSFGAFLGDWSRYIPRQTPKSRIMLAVIAAQVATLIPFLFGLCTATLVATQAPDYIAANNYVGGLLAVAPSWFFLPVCLIAVIGGMSTGTTALYGTGLDMSSVFPRLLSRAGATLLIGVLAIGFIFIGRFTFNLVQSVSTFAVLIITCTSPWMVIMILGLITRRGFYHADDLQVFTRGQRGGHYWFLHGWNWRGMGAWIPSAMVGLCFVNLPGQFVGPLGDLAGGIDLSLPVTLGLAGVLYLLLLNLFPEPAGVYGPNGPRWVRCKSAPRTPVTTAEMA; this comes from the coding sequence ATGAGCCATTCGAGCGGTATCGAGACCAATGGCGTCGAGCAGATCCCTGACGATCAACGCGACGCCTCCCCGCTGGACCTGTTCCGCCTGATCTTCGGCGGTGCCAATACCTTCGCCACTGCCGTGCTGGGCAGCTTCCCGGTGCTGTTCGGGCTGTCGTTCCAGGCCGGGGTCTGGGCGATCCTGCTCGGCGTTGGCGTGGGCGCGCTGATCCTGGCGCCGATGGGCCTGTTCGGGGCACTCAACGGCACCAACAACGCAGTATCGTCGGGCGCGCACTTTGGCGTGCACGGGCGCATCGTCGGCTCGTTCCTGTCGCTGCTCACTGCCGTGGCGTTCTTCTCGCTCTCGGTGTGGAGCTCGGGCGATGCCCTGGTCGGTGGCGCCAAGCGCCTGGCCGGGCTGCCGGAAACCGACCTGACCCTGGGCCTGGCCTACGGCCTGTTCGCGGTGCTGGTGCTGGTGGTGTGCATCTTCGGCTTCCGCTTCATGCTGTGGGTCAACAAGATCGCCGTGTGGGCCTCTAGCCTGCTGTTCCTGCTGGGCATCTTCGCCTTCGCCGGGCCGTTCGATGCGGGCTTCGCCGGTAGCGTCAACCTCAGCCAGCCGGGCTTCTGGGCGGCATTTGTCGGCGCGGCGATCCTGGCCATGAGCAACCCGGTGTCGTTCGGTGCCTTCCTCGGTGACTGGTCGCGCTACATCCCGCGGCAAACGCCAAAGTCGCGCATCATGCTGGCGGTGATCGCGGCCCAGGTGGCCACCCTGATCCCGTTCCTGTTCGGCCTGTGCACCGCCACCCTGGTGGCCACCCAAGCACCCGACTACATCGCCGCCAACAACTACGTGGGTGGCCTGCTGGCCGTAGCGCCGAGCTGGTTCTTCCTGCCGGTGTGCCTGATTGCCGTGATCGGTGGCATGTCCACCGGCACCACCGCGCTGTATGGCACCGGCCTGGACATGTCCAGCGTGTTCCCGCGCCTGCTCAGCCGCGCGGGTGCCACCTTGCTGATCGGCGTGCTGGCGATCGGCTTCATCTTCATCGGCCGCTTCACCTTCAACCTGGTGCAGAGCGTGTCGACCTTCGCCGTGCTGATCATCACCTGCACCAGCCCGTGGATGGTGATCATGATCCTCGGCCTGATCACCCGCCGCGGCTTCTACCACGCCGACGACCTGCAGGTGTTCACCCGCGGCCAGCGTGGCGGCCACTACTGGTTCCTGCATGGCTGGAACTGGCGCGGCATGGGCGCGTGGATCCCCAGCGCGATGGTCGGCCTGTGCTTCGTCAACCTGCCGGGGCAGTTCGTCGGTCCGCTGGGCGACCTGGCCGGCGGCATCGACCTGAGCCTGCCGGTCACCCTCGGCCTGGCGGGTGTGCTGTACCTGCTGCTGCTCAACCTGTTCCCTGAACCTGCCGGCGTGTATGGCCCGAATGGCCCGCGCTGGGTGCGCTGCAAAAGCGCCCCGCGCACGCCGGTGACCACCGCCGAAATGGCCTGA